Genomic segment of Apium graveolens cultivar Ventura chromosome 7, ASM990537v1, whole genome shotgun sequence:
TAcaagccactatctagagagactttCTTCTTTTCAGGTTCAGTGTACTGTGAGGGATCCTTAGGGTCATAATGAGCTAGAATGACCATGTCTCcgtctgtagattcctcaactctttccatgggggtgaaatggtcattcttgagaatctgaacatataatGGGTTGGTCATCCTTATAAATAGCATCATATTatttttccataatgtgtagttagatctTTCAAAGGTAGGGATCTTGATACTGCTAaacttctgtgtattcattcttccaaaatctttaatctgtttgctttcagattttgctctgagGCCACTttttaggtaatgaatacaacacgggggtgggggggtgaatgtgttttggattatttaagctttttaaattattttggatatagtgaacaaagcagtttaacTTGTAGAGTTATAGTGTTTAAATAGAATTAATAAATATGCACATAAATACagtatcttcaaaactcacttaattttatattaaaatcaagtatgtcttgctacaatttctgggttctttgttgataaagaactcagcttttttcttgagagagttactagaaaatctagatctgtttgttactctTAAAAATAAAAGACTAATGTTtgctttatagattagtaaacacagatttacacagcatgcaatagaaTGTACTAAACATTACTTTAAGTaatctaaagctttccatttctggattagtgtatatttgcaaatcgtgcatgtctatgactttcctttgtcagaTAATCTTGGaatttgatcttgtactcttcaaactACTTTTCATAGACTattcaaatcagtgattgatctgtttgttgattgacaatcttggatctttaactggtttgcattctatacttgaggtttatatcgtgatctccagtttgaactataaagaactgacatctcgataagtataatggcttatcgaaatctcttagttctctataagtgttttgacttgtcgaggtctctgagttctctaaaagTAAACTTGGTTTGTTGAGGTCTCCAAATTTGTACATGTAgaaatgatttgtcgatatctctgaggtCTCTATAattattttgacttgtcgatatctctgagatctctaatgagaatttgacttgtcgatatctccaatcttcatgtcttcatttggcttgtcgatatctctgagttatctaatgcagaaatgacttgtcgatatctccaatcttcatgtcttcatttggcttatcgatatctctgagacttctcgataagtcattctagagttctcgaatgacctctctatatgacttgatctgtgacttgtagatatcttgacttagaatatttttcccaaaacaaatttattcaactccaggcttcttcacaatttctctgaggcatgatcttcttccagcGTTTATtattaggcttgagactgtttacagaaaaatactccagtctaatctttgacatttttacaaactcaagtaatacagtacaaaatacaaatttatattatcatacaactaattcttagggctgtcaatttgacttagtcttgttatagtacaaaCATATCTTGTACAACacaattcctcaatagaaggtTTGGGTTTCGATTTTTTGTATTTACACTACTTCTGTCTATTTTTAGCAAAAATATATAGCGGGGGTATTgttgtaaaattttaaaataaaaggaCAAATTTGTAACTTCACAACCATTAAAGTGACTCATTTTAGAATCGTAATTTCacataaattttaaattatgttttatGTATCTTGGTTAATTCAAATAAAATACAAGAGAAGATGTAATGTCGCATAAAAATATAAGGTATaacaattaataaaataattgatATTCAATCATAAAAATACAAGTATGATAAAAAATTATAAAGATGAATATACCAAAAAACTACGAGAACCagttatataaataatataaatcataATTTCATTTACtacaaaattataattaaaaaataaaatatgacaAGAGCAGTCGTTGTGAGTTATCTAAtaagatttataaaataaattttaaacgGAATGTAGTACAATGGATATGCATAAGTTTGTGGGTGGAACTTACGATCCTCGAAAATAACATAATTTCATCTATTTTTTCAATAAATTGTGAAATGGTGTTATTTTGTATTTTCTTGATGTATAGGGgtaaaattatattttttcagGCATTTTCTTTGCAATCTTTGCCTTTTTGTTACCATTTAATATATAGTAATAGatttatgaaaaatatatattatttattatatttacgTTTTTGAATATCGGAAAATAAACCAATACTTAGGCTTTGTTTGTTTGCTGTATTTTCTGAACTTTTCGGTATTTGTTTGAATTCTGTAAAATATTTTACACGAATATACTTTTTGCGCGTTTGTTTGGTTTTCTATAAATTATTTTTCACATTTTCCTATATTTCACATTTTTCAGTGTTTGTCTTGcgttttgaaaaataaaataatttccTAAGGAAGAAAATTCTAATAGGATAGTTATGATTTTCAGAAAAATTACTTCCACTTTTTAGAAATCAGAAAACATTTTCTAGATTAGACATATTTCAACcgtttttcataatttttttataataggCAAATAACAAACTTTTCATTTCGATACTGACTTTTCACATGATATAAATTTCAGTATAAAAAATGGGAAAACTTACgagaaattttttgataattttttctcGAGAAAATTCTCGGAAATATTTTTGAGAACCTTTTTGGGACGTAAATTTTTTCAGGAATGAAAAGTTTTCAACAAGGTAATTTTCGAGAATTTTTAGGGACCGaaaaatttttcaaaaaaaaatttgtCGGGACCGAAAATTTCTGAGAATTTTTTTGTGCCGGAAATATTTCCCCGATAAATTTTTCGTGGCCGAAAATTTTTCGAAAAAATTTTCAATGCCGAAAACTTTTCTTGAGAAAATTTTCCTGATGGGAAAAATTTCGGGACCGAAAATTTCTGAGTAATTTTTCAGGACCGAAAAATGTTCTCGAGAAAATTCCGAGACCAAAAGTTTTTGGGACGAAAAAAATTTCCTCGAGAAAAATTTCTGCAAATTTTTCCCTTGAAGTTGTTCGGGGGAAATCTCGAATAATAATTTTCTGAGAAATTTTTCGAGAAAAGATTTTCGCAAAAAAAATTCCGAAAGAGTTTGAGATAATAATTTTCCGAAAATATTCCAAACAAACATATACTAGAATATATTTTCCAGTAAAATACTTTTCGTGGAAACATTTTCCTGAAAAAATATCTTATAGGAAAATATTTTTCGAGAAATTATTTtccaagaaaaatattttcctaGAAATATATATTCTTAGAAAATATTTTGCGAAGTTATTTTCCGGAAACAAATAGAGCCTTATATCACTAGCTCAAGATATTTTGGGTGTCTTTGGTTCAAATGATTCTGAAATCATATACGTATTGTTATCATTTCAAACCCTTATCTGATGTTTTGTATCTACCTATAGGAGTTGTGAGAGTGTGAGAAATTTTTTCTATgattttcattttttatttaaataattcaatGCAATGTTTCATATAAAAACAAATCAGTAAgccaaaaatatattaaaataataataagattaatttttaaaagaattattattaaaaattctaaaatattttaaatcagaCGTATTAATTTTAACACCTCATATTAACCTAACCTGATTTTTGATTTCAACCTCATAACACTCATAACTTTTCTTGAAACGAAAGACCCCTGTACATTCTTCTCATTAATGCATTGTATATTCTGAAATTATTTGTTCGGATTAGTAGTTACTACATTTTTTAACATTTGAGATTTAAAGATTTTTTTCACATATATTTCCTTTTGAATACTGTTACGCCCACTTTTGACATGGGTTCTAAATAGATTCAACAAGTTCTCTCATCAGGTCTACATCCCTTAAGGAACCAATTATCAATATTGAATTACGAATATATAAGGCCTCATGAATAAAGGTCGCCTCTTGTCACCACGTGAAGGAACAAATCTGGCTAGGGGTCGAACATTACATACAAGTGATCATACCACCATCTAGAGGTCGCATCGCTAAACAACAGATATGGGACTCATCCTAATTAAGGTTCACATCTCATAAATATCTTTATAAAAAGGTAATTTTCACTGCAAGATAAGAAGTGGGGACATGCTACCTTATCACGTAAAGGGAACCTCAATATCAACTTACACACTATCGATTCTCTATTGACTCGCCCATGACCAAGTCTCAAGAAGTCACATATGAGGAAGGATCGCTATACGTGGTCGGGTCTAATGTGATCGTACATACTCTCTTTATGGCCATATTACATGACCAGACTCTAAGGGGTCATGTAAAGCCATACTATATATAAGGCCACATCACATAACCAGACTCTAAGGAATCGCATGTGAGTCCACTAGATGTTCTCGTATCTCACCAACGAGATATATTTGCCTAATACAATGACAACCTATTACAGGCTAATCGAGCATGTGCCATGGACAAATATGGGTTGTCAACAAACCTAGGCCTTGATGGACCGGACCAAACCCAAACCCATCCGAGTTACTTATTATCCAAGAACTATTTGTGACTTGAACCCCTTTAAAATGGTACGTAAAACCTCTTATTCACGGGTGAttgaaatattaaaataagagAGAATAAACACTATTTCTCTGACATTTTATGAATTATTAAACAAGATCAGCtataatattcattaatttcCATCTCGTGTTTTTTGCGTTTTTCGTGAAAACAGTTTTAAATCAACATAACTTACTCTGTGATTTCAGCAACGTCTGAATTCGTGTTGTAATGAATTTCTTTCAACAACACATACTTTTCATATAAACACCAAAAGGTTCGTTTCAGGTTAGTTTCACCTAAATAATACACAAGCGCGAATTTGGGTCAGATTTCAAAATTTGTGAGGCGTAAATATAAAAAAAGCCCATTCTCTAGTTAAAAGATCcgaatattaataaattttaatattgatatattttaactaTATTACTTATTTTTATCTAAATTAATATATTGCTTTATTAAATTTGATTGTTTAGTTATCCGCTTtactataaaataataaataaataatgtgatgatttattcatttttagagTATTCGAAGTGAGAAAAAAAGGAGAAGATAATTTTTTTACATATAAACTCAAATGTGTTAGTACAAAAATACAAATTTTATTGAAAATAAATCAAACTGACAGGATTTCCAGAGCACTAACACGTGTTTAATGTTAAGCACCCGAAGGTGAGCTCTTTTACTAGAAAATTTATATGCCCGACAAAAAATTCTATTTTGTAATTTGATTTTGAGACTCAGAAATATTGTTACATTTTTACAACACATCGAATCCATAAACTTTGAGTCCTTCCGCAGCCCGGAAAAAACAGCAAATTTTCCAATCAAGAAAAGGCAAATGAGACTGCAGAAGGATAAATGAACAAGTATGGGAGCCAAATATTTCAAGGCAATCGAAATCAGTTTCTGAATTTGGCTGGGATTCAATGAGAATAAGTTGAAGATTTGGCAACCATAACTCTACAAATATTGAATCAAATTTCCAATGCAGATGACTTATGTAGTCATGTTCATCAGTCGAGCTCATGGGATATCACAAAAGCAATGCAATCCCAACTTTCTATCTACTGgctataaatataaaaaatgaaaaCATTGAGAAATTAGTAACGGGGAAGTAGCTCAATTGGTAGAGCAAAAACAATTTCGTCCCAAATTTGGTATTTGGTGTCTGTCTTTCTTGCTGAAAGAAGGTTCGAGGTTCGAATCCTCGCTTCTCCGTCAATTTTTACACTCGGGCTGGTTCTCCAAGATCATGGATGCAGCATATGACATATCCGTAAATAATTGGTCTAAAAGAGAAACTTGAATAAGGGCAAAGATGCGGCAAATGAAGCAACAACATTGTAAATGGTTACAGTGATCCAACATGTCTGCATAAAATAAGCTAAACGATCCACTCCATCCGAGGAAAGTTGCATACAAAGCTAAGATTCGACATTAACTAAAATTTAAACAAGAGTTAATCTCCAATGTCATTACACTAGGGACTGAGGTAACATCATTAAGCAGCATTACACATAATATTTTTTAACAGTCTGGCTTCACTCCTGTCTGCAACATCCATCTAGCAGCAGATTTAGTTAAAGATGCAACACTGATTGAAAATCTTTAGGCAAGAATTCGGTCCTGTAAGTGGAAATCAAAAATCTATAGACATTCCCCAGTAAAAATCAACAAATTTGTATACAGTAGAATGCACACGTCTTTTCAGGAAATATCAACAGAAATTTAGTTACTGAATGAACCATAGCACAGAACGGTAAGACTAGCAAAATGAACAGAGATGGTATCTATTTACTTCTGATGACATATGTTAAAAGGCGGCAACGAGCCACCTTATTATTATGTTCACTTAATAGGAATTAGTAGTGATGTATTTTAATACTCAATAATATCAATCAAAATTTTGTCGTTGAAATTCAAAAGCCAGAAGCCTGCTCTGAAGAAGCAGAATCCAATCAGTCAAACAAAATCGCTTTAAATTAGGTTATAATATAAAGGCAGTAGCATAATAGAACGTATCAAAATGTAAAGTATAGACGAGAAACATGATCAATAGAAATGTGAGCACTTAGATATATGCAAGATTTGTACGCAGGCAGCGTAGTGATGGGTAATCATCTTTATGTATGATGTACAATTGTACATGACTAAAAGAGCATTCACAATGGCATCCCAATCCCCATCCCCAAAAACATACTATAAATAGCAAGTCCCTAAAAATTTTCTCATATTTTATTTACCTTCAAAAAATTTCCTACATCCTAATCCCCATCCCCATCTCTATATTCTTTTTTATTAATTCTTTCTCCCACCTCTTTTCACAACTTTAACCACtaactattattttattatttcttaCCTCAAATCTACACTCAAACTTGTATAAAATAATAATGGGGAATGAAAAACAAGTCCCCAAATATGGGGACTCAAATTTTTTCCCTAAAATGGGGAACCGGATGTAGAATGATATTTGAGCTAAATTTCATAAATTCCCTAAATTATGGGGATTGGGGATAGATGGGGAATGGGATGTGAATGCTAATATACCTAAAACTAAAACTTACCTTACTTAAGCTAAATTCAGATCCACATTTTTGGATATTTCACTCATCTATATCTTTAATGTACATGACATAAAATACCAAAAAGTAAAACTTTCACTTTACTTAAATTTATACTCAGACAATTTTTGATATTTGACCCCCACTAACTAATTTTAATTAACACACCCCTGAGAAAAGCTAGCTACAAATTACTATTTCAGATTCATAGAATCTATAGCCTTTTCCTAATTCAAATGTCAAATTAGAATTCTCAGCTAGGTACAACTTGCTATTTAAGACGCATAGAATATATCATAGAATCTATAGTCTTTTCCTAATTCTAATGTCAAATTGAAATAGTAGCTGTACTAATTTTTTAACCTTATAGAAGGCAAGGTATTATAATATGTTCCTAAGAGGAGAAAGCAGTTTTTTGAACATTGCAGTGTTGCACATAGCATTACACATTACAATGTAGGTTTCAGCTTTTCTGTGCTACTTATTTGAAACCCGCATTGCATGATTCCCAATTTCTTGGCTACATTATAACAATTCACTGTTACTGCACCACCTTAAATATTACTAAAAAATTACATCTGCAACGGCTGAGCATTGAAGGGACCTAGCTCTTAAGGTGGAATTGATGAACTTATAATGTCAGGCCTAGTGCAATAGTCTAAATTCATATTCTTCATAACCTACACACAACTTAACAATATTATCTATAGACCAAATGACTAAGTGGATTATTTTGATGTCATTATTTACAGAGGTTTCATTAGCAATTATAAAGAACCCTATGAGCACATATAAAAGAAAAAATCAAAGTTCAAGAATGCAAATACCAGTCCTTCATCTTAGGGTTGGTCGTCTTGTCTCTGCGCTCCTTCCCAATCTGTACCATTCCATTAACACATACAAGACTTTCCACGTGACTGAAGGACTCATACCAAAATGGATTTAACGTGTCCATATCATTAAAACGAAGCACACTACTATTTTTAGGGTCACAGATGTAATTAATCTGGTTTGGAGAAGCATGAATGTTGTTCCCAGTCCACGTCTCAAGTACAATCTCACCAGTGCTAAAGCACTGAGGAATCCGCATTCTTTCAAAACCAAGGGGGCCAATACTATACATCTTTGTCCAACTAGCTGTGTTCTCATCCCGCACATACAAATCAACCATTTGGTTTGGATGCTCGCCAGGCGATTGAATTAGAGCAGCAACTGAATTTCTCAAGTTCAAAGGATGCACCAAAGTACTCTGATTCTTGAAATGTTTTGGATACGGAATGTTCTTAAACAGCCCTGTATAAGGATCAATTCTTCCCAAAATCTCTAGCTGATCAGGAGTAAATGACTCCAAATCTCCCGGCTGTGCATCAATCCCTACCCAATACGGAACACCCTTGACAACAAAATTACAATGCCTTAATTTAGGCCAAAAGGGAATAACTCCCCCCTTATCAACATCTTCCCAAACACCCCGATTAGCAGAATAAATTTCAACTCGAGACCAACGAAACTGCTCATAACGAGGCGGAAGAGCAACAGGAACAATACGAATAATCCTAAAATCATCTACCACAGCATCAAAACCCAAACCAAGCGACATATTATCCAACATATCATACTTACTCCTGGTTTCCGAAAGAGCAATAGGATTCCAATACTTGATAGCAGGGTTCCATAAAGCAACAAAACGCCCAAACATTTCCTTATAATGACCTAAACAGACAATGCCATTAATCGAACCCGCAAGAAACATATCTTTTGAAAAATCAGGGAAGTTAATTATCCTAGGGTAATTAGGCCTAGCAGTGTACTGAGTATCAATATGGAGCACAGGAACAGGAGGGCCAGTAACACCTAAATAAGCGATAAGTTTTCGACTATGCTTGCTACTATCACACATGGTATTGCACAAAAGATGCTTATTAAATCTTGCAGTGTTGAAGTTAATGTGCATTCTTATAAACACAGGGTGCTGTAAGAGAGCTAACCAGGATTTGGAAACACATTTGCATCTTACCAGGGACTTAACAGGAGTCCTGTAGAGTACCTCAAGTAAAAGATCTGCTGGAAGTGTCTTGGCATTGTTGGGCTGCTTCTCCTCAGGTGGTGGTGGGTTTGAGGGGCCTGAGGGTTTAGTGGGTTTGTGATATTTCTTCTTTGTTTTGCCATTTTTCACCATTTTTGAGTGAGCTCAGTGAAGCTGCAGCTAGGGAacagagagagagggagggggagagagagagagagagagagagagagagagagagagagagagagagagagagagagagagagagcgggGGGGGAggctgagagagagagagaggatgaGGGGGTTTGTGTTTGAAGAAATGAAACATCAGGAGAGTTGGTTTCAAATTATTACAACTACCTCTGTTTGAACAGTTGAGTGcagatttcggaaatcggaattattcggttgaggtaccgatttacgatttatcggatgatttttaaaaaatcggataATTAATCGGAgatttatcggaaatcggtcAAATCGGAGATTTATCGAAAATCGGTCAAATCGGACAAAcatttttgaccgatttttgagcaatttatcagcgatttttgaaaaatcggccgatttctATAACAGACGAACAGGATTATTATTATCCTAGAGGAAAGTGGTGAGCTATGCTACTTTTTTAGTGACTTTGGTGCCGTCTGAAAAGACAAGTCCTTGGTGACTTGTAAAATGCGACAAACAATACTCCATTGTTTTGAAATAAGGGAACGGTTTACAATTCATAACAAACAATTTCTTAGCCGTAAGATGGGGATTGATGGCTGAGAATAGGGGCGGACCGTAAAAAAATTCCGCGGTTGGATGGGATGGGCCACTGAAATATTTTGTGGTTGGGGTGTTGCTCCCTTATTCTCAGCAACCCAACACTCTCCTATTCACCACATAAATCAACAAAAAATCCCCAATAAAAATTCTACTTGGAGAGTGATCAATTTAGGCGAATTTTGGACATTTCCATCAAGAAATTCAAGTACTTTTGTCAATTTAAGGTATATTTCTTTTTTTCAATTTCACATTTTCATGGTGGATAAATTATTTGCCCGTATGTTTAGTCATAAACGTCAAAATGAAAAAAAAGGAGGCTATTGATCATAGTTTACATCTTGATGATTTAAATATTTGTGAAGAACGTAAAACCCCTGTATATGTTGAAGATGATGATTTTGTAGATATAAATGAggaatttattaatttagatgaCGATTTGGTTGATGTTGAAGATGAAAATGATGAAAATGAGGTTAAAGATGAGGTTGAAAATGATAGTGATAATGTTGAGGGTGAGgatgaagatgataatgtagAGGATGCACATATGTATGGAAATGTTGATGGGGGGAGTTCCATATATGAATCAAATTTTTCAAAGTGTGGATGAGGCCGGTCATTTTTTTAGGGCTTATGCTTTACGAAATGGATTTGCTATTAAAATTCAAGCGAGCCATCGTAATAAAGACAACGAGATATATGGTCGTTTATATGTTTGTAGGCTTTATGGAAAAAGTATTGTCGCCGAGAGTAGTTAAAATAAACGGCGTAGAGAGGATGTATGTCAATTATCAATGAAAAAACATCATTAGGAGGTAACTAGCCTTGAATTGGTACAGAACCACGGTCTTGTTTCCCCTAGTAAGATGAATTTGGTACAACGCGAAAGATATGTCAACACCGCGACCCGTAGTTTGATTAAAGTGCTTTATGGTTCGGGGGTTCATAATTTTCAAGTGATAAAATGTGATTGGTAACATTCATGGAGGTAATGATAAAGTTGGTTTCAATGTTCAACATGTTAGGAATGTGTTAAGAGATGAGAGGAAGAAAAGGTTTGAGATTAATGACGTCCAAGCGGGGTTAGACTTGTTGCATAGGTTGAATGAAGAAAGTggttctaaatattttattaggaCCGAAGTTGATGAAAAGAATCGATTGAAGTGTCTAGTATGGATTAATCTGAGATGTATAATGGCCTACCAAAATTTTGGCGATGTTATGGCTTTTAATACCACTTATCGGATAAATAGGTATGCAATGCCATTTGTCCCATTTATCCGAGTCAATCATCATTATCAA
This window contains:
- the LOC141670687 gene encoding F-box/LRR-repeat protein At2g43260-like → MVKNGKTKKKYHKPTKPSGPSNPPPPEEKQPNNAKTLPADLLLEVLYRTPVKSLVRCKCVSKSWLALLQHPVFIRMHINFNTARFNKHLLCNTMCDSSKHSRKLIAYLGVTGPPVPVLHIDTQYTARPNYPRIINFPDFSKDMFLAGSINGIVCLGHYKEMFGRFVALWNPAIKYWNPIALSETRSKYDMLDNMSLGLGFDAVVDDFRIIRIVPVALPPRYEQFRWSRVEIYSANRGVWEDVDKGGVIPFWPKLRHCNFVVKGVPYWVGIDAQPGDLESFTPDQLEILGRIDPYTGLFKNIPYPKHFKNQSTLVHPLNLRNSVAALIQSPGEHPNQMVDLYVRDENTASWTKMYSIGPLGFERMRIPQCFSTGEIVLETWTGNNIHASPNQINYICDPKNSSVLRFNDMDTLNPFWYESFSHVESLVCVNGMVQIGKERRDKTTNPKMKDWTEFLPKDFQSVLHL